CCTCTCTGGTGATGTTGCTTTAGCCGCGTCGCTTCATAATAAGATGGTCCCGATTGTAAAAGCTATGTTCTCAGTAACCAACCCAACCCCAGTTAAGTATGCGCTTAATCGAATGGGACACGAGGTAGGCGGCACTCGGCTTCCGCTTGTTGAGCTTAACGACAAAGAATGTGAAGATGTAGACGCTGCACTCGTAAACTATGGTTTGATCCATTAGCCTGAGGTAAGAAGTTCAAGGAGCCTGTTGAATGAAAATTAAACGGTTGTTGGGGTTATGGGTATTATTGACCCTCTTCAGTGCGCTTATAAGCGCTGCCTCTCTGCCGAATGATGTTTTCCCGCTTGGTAAGGTCATGCCTGGAATGAAAGGTTATGGCCTTACTGTGTTTAAGGGGACGAAAATAGAGCGTTTTAATGTGACGGTGTTGGGAGTGCTCCCTAACCAAAATAATGGGCGCTCGCTGATACTGATCAAAATGAGCGGTGGTCCCATCACTCAGAGGCAAGCAAATATTATCGGTGGGATGAGTGGCAGCCCTGTCTTTCTTAATGGCAAGATAGTGGGCGCAGTTGCATACGGGTTTGGTTTTCCAAAAGAACCGCAAGCATTGGTGACCCCGCTTCAAGATATGATCGAGGCGCTCGATCCGATGTTGCCGAACACACCCTCCTTCGCTTTAGCTCCAAGCGGCCAACTAACCCAGCCTGTCACAGTTAATGGGAAATATTACACGA
The sequence above is drawn from the bacterium genome and encodes:
- a CDS encoding SpoIVB peptidase S55 domain-containing protein, which translates into the protein MKIKRLLGLWVLLTLFSALISAASLPNDVFPLGKVMPGMKGYGLTVFKGTKIERFNVTVLGVLPNQNNGRSLILIKMSGGPITQRQANIIGGMSGSPVFLNGKIVGAVAYGFGFPKEPQALVTPLQDMIEALDPMLPNTPSFALAPSGQLTQPVTVNGKYYT